gttgtaATTTTCTTGTAAATTGTCAGGaattcaacttaattttggTGTTGATCTTGTGTTTGAAACTAAATTAGTTTTTCAATATAACTATAAACTAGGGGTCACAAGTCAGCTAGTGactgaattaattaattaatattttcaaaatcttgtatttttatacttttttttttcctttttgttaaGTAAATATACTTAATGTTAGTAGTGACTGAATATGTATTTTAAAGATGTTTTGATAACTGATTTTAACTATAAAAGTgaaccttttttatttttggagcAATAAAAGTGTAATATTTGATacatattttagaaaatattgggtatttttctttttgagttcCAATAAAAAGTCTTCATTTTAACTAAAAATTATGGCTTAAATTAAGTGGAAATCTGCTGAGTACATGAAAACATTCAAATACAAGAATAAAATACAGATAACAAGCAATtgtttagttattatttttttggcttAAAACTTAAATCATAATAAACAACACACAACTATACATTAAGTACTAAAAATAAGTTGCAAGAAAACACAAAACTTATTTAACATTTAGTTTGGCAAAAGGGCATTCAAGTTTAGATTTCGAGTCTTCATCCCCAGATTCTGAAATAGGTTTTCCTTTCAGAAACCCTGCAATTAGCTCCGCAGGGTCATAGTACACCTCCACTTCCTCTACCTTCAGTGCCTCATCAACCTATACATAATTACagacatatacatacataaatatACAATAAAAACACATTAGACCTAAACCGAGATGGTGTCGTTTCAAGTTGAAGTAATATACAACACCACCAACGCAATTCAAGAATCAAATTTTTGAACTGACGATGTTGTACATTACTCCAACTTTAACGACACTGGTATCAGGATTCAAAAACACGAGTAGTCGTAGTAGTGTGAGAATGAAAAACCTTGAGAGTGGCAATGCCATAAAACTGAACCATTTCGCCAGTAGGAGCATGTTGCTTGTAAGGGCCCTCGAAGAAACCCCAATGCCTAAACTTGAACGCAATAATTGGGGGTCCCGAGTAGACATGAATTACTTCCCATGCAAATCCTCTTGGAAAAGCTGATCTAAACACTTCATGTGATGATTCAAAGGTTTCTTCTTCTGCTTTGTAGTATTGAAACTCTTTTGGAAGAGAATTCTTCATCAATGCATTGTAGCTTCCAATTCTTAGAGTTTCTTCTCCATTTAATCCTTCTCTTCCTATGCAAGaaagaaattttatttagaataatttggTATTTTGTCCACTGAACTTTATCACTTATATGATCTTGCCCCCTGTTAACTCTTGTAATTACACAATAGGATAGCGGAAATTCTTGCAGAAACTTTATTGAATTGatggaaaaaattacaaattacaaGCTTTCGAGAAGCTTGTTCTCTCCTATTCCAATCTGTTCGAGAGGATTGGGGCTCTCCTCATCAACCCCTAAAACTAATACAACTCGGCGACTATTACACATCGGCTTTTAATTAAAACAAAGAGAGTTAACAACTAAGACTAAAGTCTAGTTTAATCTGGTGGCTTATCAGTAGTGTATTAGCGTTgttaaaaataccccctcaatTTTAACGGTTAGTAAATATTTAGACTTCTGTTTACATTTTGATAATTTTGCTTATGTGGCATGGCATGGTGGATAATCACTTAAGTGGCTGAAAACTAGAAAAAGGGAAACAAATTATGAAAACAGAAACTTacgtggcgtttggttggaggtaaggaaatggaatggaatggaaaggaaacaattttcattctattcctttgtttggttgcattttaaagtattggaatggcattccaatggaatgctctttccaccattttggtagaatggctattctattttaaaaagaaaggaatgactattccaatgtaacaagaaaaaaaaattaataatttttttatcaatttttttttatgcattttaaattttattccattcctattcctattcctatttctattcctatatttttattcctcccaaccaaacgcctagATTGTTTGGGAGAATTGTTGTGCAATTTCTCACCTTCATTGCTCCGGTCCATTGGAAATCGAAGGAGGAAAATGGTGACGGAAAAGTCAAGAGCAATTAGCAAAATTGTTGTGTTGGTTTGCAATTTGTTAGTTTATTATTAGGTATTAATATGAATTTGTATAGAATTAAAGAGCTAAGGTGATCTTTGTCAATTTCCTTATTATTAAGTTGAAGATGTTGCATAATCATGTTCTTTCTTCTTATTTAAAACAGGTCCCATTTCAAAGCAAAGTAGAAAGACACTTGTTGAGTAGAAACTATAACACCAAGTTTAATGGGATTAATTTGGCACTGAAACTCATATTCTGTCTGTTACTTTTGCAATCTTTTGCTGCACTGAGTTGAGTTGAAGCTGTAGTTGAATGGTAAACAGACAAAAGTTTGTATATTTTATCTCACATATCTTTTTAAGCAGATACATGTTGATATATAATGGTTCATTTTGGACAAACTGCTTCTTTTGTAATAGTGTTTGTGTATTGGACTTATAAATACTCAAAAATTAGGTTTACCAAGTTTAAAACC
This region of Cannabis sativa cultivar Pink pepper isolate KNU-18-1 chromosome 7, ASM2916894v1, whole genome shotgun sequence genomic DNA includes:
- the LOC115697931 gene encoding pathogen-related protein: MTSTKEKQEQEETSLSSSKVVTRDKYRSFLSEEDNTNTIWRHGVPPTYDDVNLLFQQGRTKEWAKGSLEEIVQNAVKSWEMELSHKIRLQDFKSINPQKFKLFVNGREGLNGEETLRIGSYNALMKNSLPKEFQYYKAEEETFESSHEVFRSAFPRGFAWEVIHVYSGPPIIAFKFRHWGFFEGPYKQHAPTGEMVQFYGIATLKVDEALKVEEVEVYYDPAELIAGFLKGKPISESGDEDSKSKLECPFAKLNVK